In Solanum stenotomum isolate F172 chromosome 6, ASM1918654v1, whole genome shotgun sequence, one DNA window encodes the following:
- the LOC125867690 gene encoding uncharacterized protein LOC125867690: MVRVHVKHGDGAGEFLYDTETTSKIDEIAKDIIEIANFQSKIQCFAVEFEPHLSKLQRDPKAMPLVRALSEATSYASKDQVKHNKPLSLYVLRDHTRSIEKEFLVTYSVMGLSNSDLQQFLSDLQILEGNTVQLLWAGKELTRGKKLCDFIGRNEKTKIVIRLQSPIPPPASLSGGEKS; the protein is encoded by the exons ATGGTACGCGTACACGTGAAGCACGGCGACGGCGCCGGAGAGTTTCTCTACGACACTGAAACGACTTCAAAAATTGATGAAATCGCCAAAGACATTATCGAAATTGCGAATTTTCAATCGAAGATTCAATGCTTCGCCGTCGAATTCGAGCCTCATCTCTCTAAGCTTCAACGCGATCCTAAAG CTATGCCTCTCGTGAGAGCTCTCTCTGAAGCTACGTCATATGCTTCAAAG GATCAGGTTAAACATAACAAGCCTCTATCACTTTATGTGCTACGAGATCACACAAGAAGCATTGAGAAGGAATTTTTGGTAACGTATTCAGTAATGGGATTGTCAAATTCGGATTTACAGCAGTTCTTGTCAG ACTTGCAAATCCTTGAAGGAAACACAGTGCAACTTTTATGGGCAGGAAAAGAGCTCACCAGAGGGAAAAAATTGTGCGACTTTATAGGAAGAAATGAGAAGACAAAG ATCGTAATCAGGCTGCAGTCACCTATTCCACCTCCTGCATCACTTTCTG